The following proteins are encoded in a genomic region of Oceaniferula marina:
- a CDS encoding BMC domain-containing protein yields the protein MSNHQAIGLIEVSSIVAGFTVTDTMLKAANVKLILARSICSGKYMVLVSGDVSSVKSAVHVGCLTARGFLIDHTVLPRIHPDVFAAIGRSQPVEPSGALGIFEAFNVVTMIEAADAAVKAADVKIMEVRLAMALGGKAFATFTGDVSSVQAAVDAGKKVISEAGVLVNAVVIPRPHKDVYREVL from the coding sequence ATGTCCAACCATCAAGCCATTGGTCTTATTGAAGTCAGCAGTATTGTCGCCGGGTTTACGGTGACCGATACCATGTTGAAAGCGGCGAACGTCAAACTCATTTTGGCGCGGTCGATCTGTTCTGGAAAGTACATGGTTTTGGTCAGTGGCGATGTGTCATCGGTCAAGTCCGCGGTGCATGTCGGTTGTTTGACTGCGCGTGGTTTTCTGATTGATCACACGGTATTGCCCCGGATTCATCCGGATGTGTTTGCTGCGATCGGGCGCAGTCAGCCTGTTGAACCCAGTGGTGCTCTCGGGATTTTTGAGGCCTTTAATGTGGTGACCATGATTGAAGCGGCGGATGCCGCGGTGAAGGCCGCGGATGTCAAGATCATGGAAGTGAGATTGGCGATGGCTCTCGGAGGGAAGGCGTTTGCGACCTTTACCGGGGATGTTTCATCGGTGCAGGCCGCCGTGGATGCAGGCAAGAAGGTGATCAGTGAGGCCGGGGTCCTGGTGAATGCCGTGGTCATACCGCGACCGCACAAGGATGTGTATCGTGAGGTCCTGTAG
- a CDS encoding 4Fe-4S dicluster domain-containing protein, with the protein MTNQFADQVRDAGVVGAGGGGFPAHVKLAASADTVIVNGAECEPLLHKDAAMMEQRADELVRGLLLVVEAVGAKEAVIGIKEKNAEAVKACEAACEGTMARVHLLGDFYPAGDEFDLVYEVTGKLIPAAGLPKDVGCLVSNVESLINMALAVDGKPVIRKTLTIAGAVAEPFTAEVPVGVSYRDLIAMAGGVTVPDPVLMHGGMMMGRLGEDLDEPVTKTSSGIIVLDRTHPIMVRKMQPLKYMDAIGKSACDQCRYCTELCPRYLLGYDIEPHQVMRSLSFTSSGDERYSEWAALCCACGLCTLFACPEALFPKEACDSAKDRLREKGFQWTGASPTEPHPMREGRKTPTKRLMAKLDILEYDRPAPVRTVDFVPKQLVLPLKQHAGAPAEAKVSVGQKVSEGELIAAPAPKNLGAIIHAPLAGVIEAVSDSSLVLSVG; encoded by the coding sequence GTGACCAATCAATTTGCAGATCAAGTTCGTGATGCCGGCGTCGTAGGTGCTGGTGGGGGAGGCTTTCCGGCTCATGTGAAACTTGCGGCGTCTGCCGACACGGTGATTGTGAATGGTGCGGAGTGTGAACCTTTACTGCACAAGGATGCGGCGATGATGGAACAGCGTGCGGACGAGTTGGTGCGTGGCTTGTTGCTCGTGGTGGAAGCGGTGGGTGCGAAAGAAGCGGTCATCGGCATTAAGGAAAAAAATGCGGAGGCGGTGAAGGCTTGTGAAGCTGCCTGTGAGGGAACGATGGCCCGGGTGCATTTACTCGGAGACTTTTACCCGGCCGGAGATGAGTTTGATTTGGTATATGAAGTGACTGGGAAGTTGATTCCTGCAGCGGGGCTGCCGAAAGATGTCGGTTGTCTGGTGAGCAATGTGGAATCATTGATCAACATGGCGCTCGCCGTGGACGGCAAGCCTGTGATTCGCAAGACCTTGACGATTGCCGGCGCGGTGGCTGAGCCGTTTACCGCAGAAGTCCCTGTTGGGGTGAGTTACCGTGATCTGATTGCGATGGCTGGAGGCGTGACCGTTCCCGATCCTGTGCTGATGCACGGAGGGATGATGATGGGTCGCCTGGGGGAAGATTTGGATGAACCCGTTACCAAAACCTCAAGCGGGATCATTGTGCTGGATCGGACGCATCCGATTATGGTGCGTAAGATGCAACCGTTGAAATACATGGATGCCATTGGGAAGTCGGCCTGTGACCAGTGCCGGTATTGCACCGAGTTGTGTCCACGCTACCTGCTTGGTTATGATATCGAGCCGCACCAAGTGATGCGCAGCCTGTCCTTTACAAGTTCTGGTGACGAGCGGTACAGCGAATGGGCGGCATTGTGTTGTGCCTGTGGCCTTTGTACCTTGTTTGCCTGTCCTGAAGCCTTGTTCCCGAAAGAAGCGTGTGATTCGGCCAAGGATCGACTCAGGGAGAAGGGCTTCCAATGGACCGGAGCGAGCCCGACCGAGCCGCACCCGATGCGCGAAGGCCGGAAAACGCCGACCAAGCGCTTGATGGCCAAGTTGGATATCCTTGAATACGATCGTCCGGCTCCGGTGCGGACGGTGGACTTTGTGCCGAAGCAGTTGGTGTTGCCTCTTAAACAGCATGCCGGGGCACCCGCCGAGGCGAAGGTATCTGTCGGGCAGAAGGTTTCCGAGGGAGAGCTTATTGCCGCTCCCGCGCCTAAAAATCTTGGCGCTATTATCCACGCGCCACTAGCCGGGGTGATCGAAGCCGTATCCGATAGCTCATTGGTTCTTTCTGTCGGTTAA
- a CDS encoding D-hexose-6-phosphate mutarotase — MPVPHLDLSSFGLPDILSLEEPSPGYPVIRISNPFADACIALHGAHLTHFAPQGEEPVIFTSQDAVYREGKAIRGGIPVCWPWFGAHPDGKKNLPAHGYARTTFWHLVSVKNDASGTHLLFSLPPQADKEQGTKLSATLEFSIGQTLTLKLTSNNISQNTQRFSEALHTYFAVDDSRHTEVSGLDGDHYIDTTGDKETRKTQSGPVGFPGEIDRIYHSSSTLTVREQTKPRAITINKDNSQSSIIWNPGEEKGSAMGDLANDEITRFICAESANVREQSIELAAGASHTLTFNISTQA; from the coding sequence ATGCCAGTTCCTCATCTTGACCTCTCTTCCTTTGGCCTCCCGGACATTCTGAGTCTGGAAGAACCGAGTCCCGGCTACCCGGTCATCCGGATCAGCAACCCGTTCGCCGACGCTTGTATCGCTCTTCACGGCGCCCATCTCACCCACTTTGCCCCACAAGGTGAAGAACCGGTTATCTTCACCAGTCAGGACGCGGTCTACCGTGAAGGTAAAGCCATTCGTGGTGGCATCCCGGTTTGTTGGCCGTGGTTTGGAGCCCACCCCGACGGCAAAAAAAATCTTCCCGCCCACGGCTACGCCCGCACCACGTTCTGGCATCTGGTATCGGTAAAAAACGATGCCTCCGGCACCCACCTCCTTTTCTCACTTCCACCACAAGCAGACAAAGAACAAGGGACGAAATTAAGCGCCACGCTCGAGTTTTCCATCGGCCAAACCCTGACGCTCAAACTCACCAGTAACAATATCAGCCAAAACACCCAACGATTCAGCGAAGCCCTGCATACCTACTTTGCCGTTGACGATAGCCGCCACACCGAGGTTTCAGGCCTCGATGGCGATCATTACATCGACACCACCGGAGACAAGGAAACTAGGAAAACCCAATCTGGTCCGGTCGGCTTTCCCGGAGAGATCGATCGTATCTACCACAGCTCCAGCACGCTCACGGTCCGCGAGCAAACCAAACCGAGGGCCATCACCATCAACAAAGACAACAGCCAGAGTTCCATCATCTGGAATCCGGGCGAAGAAAAAGGAAGCGCCATGGGCGATCTGGCCAATGACGAAATCACCCGCTTCATCTGTGCCGAATCCGCTAATGTTCGCGAACAGAGCATCGAACTTGCTGCGGGAGCGTCACACACACTCACCTTTAACATCTCTACCCAAGCCTAA